Proteins from a single region of Engystomops pustulosus chromosome 5, aEngPut4.maternal, whole genome shotgun sequence:
- the BMI1 gene encoding polycomb complex protein BMI-1 isoform X1: MHRTTRIKITELNPHLMCVLCGGYFIDATTIIECLHSFCKTCIVRYLETSKYCPICDVQVHKTRPLLNIRADKTLQDIVYKLVPGLFKNEMKRRRDFYADHPSADVTNGSNEDRGEVADEDKRIITDDEIISLSIEFFDQNRIDRKGSREKEKSKEETNDKRYLRCPAAMTVMHLRKFLRSKMDIPNSFQIDVMYEEEPLKDYYTLMDIAYIYTWRRNGPLPLKYRVRPTCKRMKIGHPNDRVNNISGDLESDSGSDKARSPIGGVASTSSCLPSPNTPVQSPHPQFPHISTTMNGTSSTSNSNHQNPFTNRARKMSLNGSAATSSG, from the exons ATGCATCGGACAACCAGGATTAAAATTACCGAGCTCAACCCCCATCTAATGTGTGTGCTCTGTGGTGGATACTTCATCGATGCCACAACTATCATCGAGTGCCTCCATTCCT TCTGTAAAACCTGCATTGTGCGTTACCTGGAGACTAGCAAATACTGTCCTATCTGTGATGTCCAAGTGCACAAGACTAGACCCCTACTGAATATAAG GGCAGACAAAACCCTTCAGGACATTGTGTACAAGCTAGTGCCAGGACTTTTTAAGA ATGAAATGAAGAGAAGAAGAGACTTCTATGCAGATCATCCTTCTGCAGATG tAACTAATGGCTCTAATGAAGACAGAGGGGAGGTCGCAGATGAGGACAAGAGGATCATCACAGACGACGAGATTATCAGTTTATCCATTGAGTTCTTTGATCAGAATAG gATCGATCGTAAAGGAAGTCGGGAAAAGGAGAAGTCAAAGGAAGAG ACTAATGACAAGAGGTACCTGCGCTGTCCTGCTGCGATGACTGTAATGCATCTAAGAAAGTTCCTTAGAAGCAAAATGGATATCCCTAATAGCTTTCAG ATCGATGTCATGTATGAAGAGGAACCTTTAAAGGATTATTACACGTTAATGGACATCGCTTACATATATACCTGGAGAAGG AATGGACCCCTCCCTTTAAAGTACAGAGTGAGACCCACCTGTAAAAGGATGAAAATCGGCCACCCTAATGACAGGGTGAATAATATTAGTGGAGACCTGGAAAGTGACTCTGGTAGTGACAAAGCAAGAAGCCCGATAGGTGGGGTGGCTTCCACTTCCTCCTGCTTGCCAAGCCCCAACACCCCGGTCCAGTCTCCACACCCCCAGTTTCCTCATATTTCCACCACCATGAATGGGACCAGCTCCACTTCCAACAGCAACCACCAGAATCCTTTCACCAACAGGGCACGGAAAATGTCACTGAATGGATCAGCGGCCACTTCCTCTGGTTGA